The following coding sequences are from one Culicoidibacter larvae window:
- the gmk gene encoding guanylate kinase translates to MSRGILFVLSGPSGVGKGTVRSALFERDNHKLIYSISATTRLPRAGEVDGVDYFFKTRDEFEAMINNSEFIEYAEFVGNYYGTPKKYVEDQLAAGQDVILEIEVQGAAQVHKMFTDAVFIFLAPPSLKELRKRLEGRGTEEDDVIAGRLETAIREIILMSEYDYAVINDDVQTAVDKIQTIIQAEHYRVKYIEDSLKNKILLDTLGGN, encoded by the coding sequence ATGTCGAGAGGTATTTTATTCGTGCTATCCGGGCCTAGCGGGGTTGGGAAAGGGACGGTTCGTTCTGCGTTGTTTGAACGTGATAATCATAAGCTTATTTATTCTATTTCGGCGACAACGAGACTGCCACGGGCAGGTGAAGTTGACGGTGTTGATTACTTTTTCAAGACTCGTGATGAGTTTGAAGCAATGATCAATAACAGTGAGTTTATTGAGTATGCTGAGTTTGTCGGCAACTATTATGGAACACCAAAAAAATATGTTGAGGATCAGTTAGCTGCCGGGCAAGATGTTATTTTGGAGATTGAAGTTCAAGGTGCAGCACAGGTACATAAAATGTTTACCGATGCGGTCTTTATTTTCTTGGCGCCGCCAAGTTTAAAGGAATTGCGTAAGCGTCTGGAAGGACGCGGAACGGAAGAGGACGATGTAATTGCCGGACGTTTGGAAACAGCAATCCGGGAGATTATTTTAATGTCAGAATATGATTATGCAGTTATTAATGATGATGTTCAAACTGCCGTCGATAAGATTCAGACAATTATTCAGGCTGAGCATTATCGAGTGAAATATATCGAGGATTCATTGAAAAATAAAATTTTATTAGATACTTTGGGAGGAAATTAA
- the rpoZ gene encoding DNA-directed RNA polymerase subunit omega, producing the protein MLEPSIDILLKKVGSKFELAIIAAKRARQLQLHPESFKLEESKQKDTYIGEALEELEADLINFHHSM; encoded by the coding sequence ATGTTAGAACCATCAATTGATATTTTATTGAAAAAGGTTGGGTCAAAATTTGAGTTGGCAATCATTGCTGCTAAGCGTGCACGTCAATTACAATTACATCCGGAATCATTTAAGTTAGAGGAATCAAAACAAAAAGATACTTATATTGGCGAGGCTTTAGAAGAGCTGGAAGCAGATTTAATTAATTTTCACCACAGTATGTAA
- the priA gene encoding primosomal protein N': MRTVEVIVDVPAHQTNQTYDYLIQEGQRVEVGMRVHVPFGNRNVEGFVLGIKEDAQEADFKFALKPVYAVLDEEPVLTHELIELAKYMCEQTASFMINALQTILPAALKVGRKQAVKVKTQEMVVRVIDGVVQPKAKKQFEAVEFLLGQRLPYSATELRKQFSAPIVQSLLQKGAIVTEEQEVLRSVYNSSVYEEYVKQPLTAAQQVAFDAISAGRESGQAMLLHGVTGSGKTEVYMQQIEAVVASGKQAIVLVPEIALTPQMVQRFVGRFGEAVAVLHSRLSNGERFDQWRLIERGEVKIVVGTRSAIFAPLTDIGLIVIDEEHDSSYKQENMPAYDTREMALWRADFHHCSVIFSSATPSLETYARAQVDRYLYVGIHERIAGLMMPEVKVIDMREELHAKNLSMFSRDLLAAIRDRLDKKEQIILLFNRRGYATFVKCRECGYVVECPNCDISLTYHKTSNKLHCHYCEHQEPLPQTCPNCTSPYIKLFGQGTQRLTEALQQEFPDARILRMDRDTTSQKGSHQAIFDTFSNLEADILVGTQMIAKGLDFPNVTLVGVLAADQTLNFPDFRASERAFQLLTQVSGRAGRQRAGTAIIQTYMPDHYAIQFAAKHDYQGFYQEEMKIRKQHYYPPYCHVSSLKATAASAKEAYDLLFAIYQEFKDDEAIQIYKPVPALIARVNNQYTYQCLLKYKDKKHTLARLYDLQQKYYKHNKVSLSISV, translated from the coding sequence ATGCGTACGGTAGAAGTTATTGTTGATGTTCCGGCACATCAGACTAATCAGACTTATGATTATTTGATTCAAGAGGGACAGCGGGTAGAAGTTGGCATGCGGGTACATGTGCCGTTTGGTAATCGCAATGTTGAGGGGTTTGTGCTTGGTATTAAGGAAGATGCTCAGGAAGCAGATTTTAAGTTTGCTTTAAAGCCAGTGTATGCGGTTTTAGATGAGGAGCCAGTGCTGACGCATGAGTTAATTGAGTTAGCTAAATACATGTGTGAGCAGACGGCAAGTTTTATGATTAATGCCTTGCAGACAATTTTGCCGGCGGCGCTAAAGGTTGGCCGCAAGCAAGCGGTAAAAGTGAAAACACAAGAGATGGTTGTCCGTGTTATTGACGGTGTGGTACAGCCGAAGGCGAAAAAGCAATTTGAAGCAGTTGAGTTTTTGCTGGGGCAACGGTTGCCGTATTCGGCGACGGAACTGCGTAAGCAGTTCTCGGCACCGATTGTGCAAAGTTTATTGCAAAAAGGTGCGATTGTGACTGAGGAGCAAGAGGTCTTGCGTTCGGTGTACAATTCCTCAGTGTATGAGGAGTATGTGAAACAGCCGTTGACGGCAGCGCAGCAAGTTGCTTTTGATGCGATTAGTGCTGGTCGCGAAAGCGGGCAGGCGATGCTGTTACATGGGGTGACCGGAAGCGGGAAGACCGAGGTGTACATGCAGCAGATTGAAGCAGTGGTTGCCAGTGGCAAGCAGGCGATTGTGCTGGTGCCGGAGATTGCTTTGACGCCACAGATGGTGCAACGTTTTGTTGGACGTTTTGGTGAGGCTGTAGCAGTATTGCATAGTCGTTTGTCGAATGGTGAGCGCTTTGATCAGTGGCGTTTGATTGAGCGTGGTGAAGTGAAGATTGTTGTTGGTACCCGGTCAGCTATTTTTGCACCGCTGACTGATATTGGTTTGATTGTTATTGATGAAGAACATGATAGTAGTTATAAGCAAGAAAATATGCCGGCTTATGATACTCGGGAAATGGCGCTTTGGCGTGCTGACTTCCACCATTGTTCGGTTATTTTTTCAAGTGCAACGCCAAGTTTGGAAACCTATGCGCGAGCTCAGGTTGACCGGTATTTATATGTTGGCATCCATGAACGTATTGCCGGGTTGATGATGCCGGAAGTGAAAGTTATTGATATGCGGGAAGAGCTGCACGCGAAGAACCTCTCGATGTTCTCGCGGGATTTATTGGCAGCAATTCGTGACCGGTTGGATAAGAAAGAACAGATTATTTTATTGTTTAATCGTCGTGGATATGCAACTTTTGTAAAATGTCGTGAGTGCGGGTATGTTGTTGAATGTCCGAACTGTGATATTTCGCTGACTTATCACAAGACTTCAAATAAATTACATTGCCATTATTGTGAACATCAGGAACCATTACCACAAACTTGTCCAAATTGTACGAGTCCATATATTAAACTTTTTGGTCAAGGCACGCAACGTCTGACAGAGGCATTGCAGCAAGAGTTTCCTGATGCCCGAATTTTACGTATGGATCGTGATACGACTTCGCAAAAAGGGTCGCATCAGGCAATTTTTGATACGTTCAGTAATTTAGAGGCGGACATATTGGTCGGCACACAGATGATTGCTAAGGGTCTTGATTTTCCAAATGTGACTTTGGTTGGTGTTTTAGCTGCTGATCAGACACTCAATTTTCCGGATTTTCGTGCCAGTGAACGAGCATTTCAATTGTTGACTCAGGTGAGCGGCCGGGCCGGGCGTCAACGGGCCGGAACAGCGATTATTCAGACGTATATGCCGGATCATTATGCGATTCAATTTGCGGCGAAACATGATTATCAAGGTTTTTATCAGGAAGAGATGAAGATTCGCAAACAGCATTACTATCCGCCATACTGCCATGTTAGTAGCCTGAAAGCCACCGCGGCTTCTGCCAAGGAGGCTTACGACCTTTTGTTTGCGATTTATCAAGAGTTTAAGGATGATGAGGCAATTCAAATTTATAAGCCGGTTCCGGCATTGATTGCACGGGTGAATAATCAGTATACGTATCAGTGTTTGCTGAAATATAAGGACAAGAAGCATACTTTGGCGCGATTGTATGACCTGCAGCAGAAGTATTATAAACATAATAAAGTGAGTCTTTCAATATCAGTATAA